In Arachis hypogaea cultivar Tifrunner chromosome 2, arahy.Tifrunner.gnm2.J5K5, whole genome shotgun sequence, a genomic segment contains:
- the LOC112745917 gene encoding chaperone protein dnaJ 6 → MAPKNKKRARVSNDEEEIEYEHPHSPQNNNENTLYQVLGVERTASQQEIKKAYYKLALRLHPDKNPGDEEAKAKFQQLQNIISILGDEEKRAIYDQTGCVDDADLAGDVVQNLHNYFRTMYKKVTEADIEEFEANYRGSDSEKNDLIDLYKKCKGHMNRLFCSMLCSDPKFDSHRFKDILDEAIAAGELKETKAYKKWAKRISEIKPPTSPLRRRVKPSKKPETDLYAIISQRRNERRDKFESMFSSLVSKYGGSNVPEPSEEEFEAAQRKMESRRSAKKSKRK, encoded by the exons atggCGCCAAAGAATAAGAAGAGAGCTAGGGTTTCCAACGACGAAGAAGAAATCGAATATGAACACCCACACTCCCCTCAGAACAACAACGAAAACACCCTCTATCAG GTACTTGGTGTAGAGAGAACAGCATCACAACAGGAAATAAAGAAGGCTTATTACAAGTTAGCATTGAGGCTGCATCCTGACAAGAACCCTGGTGATGAG GAAGCTAAAGCAAAATTTCAGCAACTGCAAAATATTATCTCGATTCTTGGGGATGAAGAGAAACGAGCCATTTATGATCAGACTGGTTGTGTTGATGATGCT GACCTTGCCGGGGATGTTGTCCAGAATCTTCACAACTACTTTAGAACAATGTACAAGAAG GTCACTGAAGCTGATATTGAGGAGTTTGAAGCAAACTATAGGGGATCTGACTCAGAGAaaaatgatttgattgatttgtaCAAGAAGTGCAAGGGTCATATGAACAG GCTATTCTGTTCAATGCTTTGTTCTGATCCCAAATTTGATTCTCACCGATTCAAGGATATTCTTGATGAGGCCATAGCAGCTG gaGAACTTAAAGAAACAAAAGCTTATAAGAAATGGGCAAAAAGAATATCAGAAATCAAGCCACCAACTAGTCCGTTAAGGAGGAGGGTCAA ACCAAGTAAGAAACCAGAAACAGATCTTTATGCCATCATCTCACAACGTCGAAATGAGAGAAGAGACAAGTTTGAATCTATGTTTTCATCTCTAGTTTCAAAATATGGTGGAAGTAATGTGCCGGAACCCTCTGAAGAGGAATTTGAAGCTGCGCAAAGGAAGATGGAAAGCCGACGTTCCGCAAAGAAATCAAAGCGGAAATAA